A region from the uncultured Holophaga sp. genome encodes:
- a CDS encoding HD domain-containing phosphohydrolase produces MGSVLTHRDTLDFLGRPGSLAQRLAGLHEALRQHFPAVHRLAVAACDPEAERVRTYLQSNEGESPLRHYEIPLEEAPGLRQLLASGRARVVEDLSSFDHGTHLHTRALREAGFASSYTLPFFWQGRPEAFIFMNSRMPGAFPEEALPELDLWGHLAGMLVVTEENAVRALLAALRTANRLVHLKDPETGGHLERMAAYTRVIARELASRGQQSFDDDLIETLAAFAPLHDVGKIGIPDAVLMKRGRLSEQEREVMQSHPSLGAEVVDTLVREFGVEHLEHIELLRHVTECHHELLDGSGYPVGLSGEQVPIAARIIAVADVFDALTSVRPYKSRWSNAEAFSFLRRQACGQLDLSCVEALLGREDEIERIQNAWRD; encoded by the coding sequence ATGGGATCCGTCCTCACCCACCGGGACACCCTGGATTTCCTGGGCCGCCCGGGTTCGCTGGCCCAGCGGCTGGCCGGGCTCCATGAAGCCCTTCGCCAGCACTTCCCCGCCGTCCATCGGCTGGCGGTGGCCGCCTGCGACCCGGAGGCGGAGCGGGTGAGGACCTACCTGCAGAGCAATGAAGGCGAATCCCCCCTGCGCCACTATGAGATCCCCTTGGAGGAGGCCCCGGGCCTGCGCCAGCTCCTGGCTTCGGGCCGGGCCCGGGTGGTGGAGGACCTCAGCAGCTTCGACCACGGCACCCACCTTCACACCCGAGCCCTCCGGGAGGCCGGCTTCGCCTCCAGCTACACCCTGCCCTTCTTCTGGCAGGGCAGGCCCGAGGCCTTCATCTTCATGAACAGCCGCATGCCGGGAGCCTTCCCCGAGGAGGCGCTTCCGGAACTCGACCTCTGGGGGCATCTGGCCGGCATGCTGGTGGTCACCGAAGAGAACGCCGTGAGGGCCCTGCTGGCCGCTCTTCGGACCGCCAACAGGCTGGTGCACTTGAAGGACCCGGAGACGGGCGGCCATCTGGAGCGCATGGCGGCCTACACCCGGGTCATCGCCCGGGAGCTGGCCAGTCGCGGCCAGCAGAGCTTCGACGATGACCTCATCGAGACCCTGGCGGCCTTCGCCCCCCTCCACGATGTGGGGAAGATCGGCATCCCCGACGCGGTCCTGATGAAGCGCGGGAGGCTTTCTGAGCAGGAGCGGGAGGTCATGCAGAGCCACCCCTCCCTGGGGGCTGAGGTGGTGGACACCCTGGTCCGCGAGTTCGGAGTGGAGCACCTGGAGCACATCGAGCTGCTGCGCCATGTGACAGAGTGCCACCACGAGCTCCTGGACGGCAGCGGCTACCCCGTCGGCCTCTCGGGTGAGCAGGTGCCCATCGCCGCCCGGATCATCGCGGTGGCCGATGTCTTCGATGCCCTGACCAGCGTCCGACCCTACAAATCCCGCTGGAGCAATGCGGAGGCCTTCAGCTTCCTGCGCCGACAGGCCTGCGGCCAGCTGGA
- a CDS encoding MFS transporter, whose amino-acid sequence MESPVPQPSPDETQDRRWSLLALTSVGAFMAPLDVSIVSVAIPKMVPALNMGFGASLWIHASYLLAMAVMLIPVGRLADERGRVRFYLAGIAIFTLGSLGASFSPNGSLLILSRVVQGVGAAFLSATSAAIIATAFPTEERGRAVGINIMAIYLGLSLGPPLGGFLVDSFGWSWIFLINIPIGVVVFLWGWHLLPRQEGNRGRAFSMDLPGAGLLGALLISLLVPFTFAPEWGWHQPVVWILLVLAVLFLIGFALREHHARAPMLDLDLLRRNRLFAAANLAALLNYMALFAVAVLTAVQLQLVLGLTARRAGWIMLSQPVVQALLSPVSGRLSDRFGSRVLSTLGMVLTALGMAGLALAARTTSLTGMVAALAVVGIGMAAFSAPNTSAILGCVPKAQMGLASAFTATMRVTGQALSVAILGGIASSHLGHGGWRQLLNVGSSPSAALAYSQGFQMAMVVGALFALLGAWASLARSR is encoded by the coding sequence ATGGAAAGCCCCGTCCCCCAGCCCTCTCCCGACGAGACCCAGGATCGCCGCTGGTCCCTCCTGGCCCTCACCAGTGTGGGGGCCTTCATGGCCCCCCTGGATGTCTCCATCGTCTCGGTGGCCATCCCCAAGATGGTGCCCGCCCTGAACATGGGCTTCGGAGCCTCCCTCTGGATCCACGCCTCCTACCTCCTGGCCATGGCGGTCATGCTCATCCCCGTGGGGCGCCTGGCGGACGAGCGGGGAAGGGTCCGCTTCTACCTGGCCGGTATCGCCATCTTCACCCTGGGCTCCCTCGGTGCCTCATTCAGTCCCAATGGCAGCCTCCTGATCCTCAGCCGGGTGGTCCAGGGGGTGGGGGCGGCCTTCCTCAGCGCCACCTCCGCCGCCATCATCGCCACCGCCTTCCCGACAGAGGAGCGGGGCCGGGCTGTGGGCATCAACATCATGGCCATCTATCTGGGCCTGAGCCTGGGCCCCCCCCTGGGGGGCTTCCTGGTGGACAGCTTCGGCTGGTCCTGGATCTTCCTGATCAACATCCCCATCGGCGTGGTGGTCTTCCTCTGGGGCTGGCACCTGCTGCCCCGACAGGAAGGGAACCGCGGCAGGGCCTTCAGCATGGACCTTCCCGGAGCGGGACTCTTGGGCGCCCTGCTGATCTCCCTGCTGGTGCCCTTCACCTTCGCCCCGGAGTGGGGCTGGCATCAGCCGGTGGTCTGGATCCTCCTGGTGCTGGCGGTCCTCTTCCTCATCGGATTCGCCCTTCGGGAACACCATGCCAGGGCCCCCATGCTGGACCTGGACCTGCTGCGGAGAAACCGCCTCTTCGCGGCGGCGAACCTGGCGGCCCTCCTGAACTACATGGCCCTCTTCGCCGTGGCGGTGCTGACGGCGGTCCAGCTCCAGCTGGTCCTGGGGCTCACGGCCCGCAGGGCGGGCTGGATCATGCTGAGCCAGCCCGTGGTCCAGGCCCTGCTCAGTCCCGTCTCCGGACGCCTGAGTGACCGATTCGGCTCCCGGGTCCTCTCCACCCTGGGCATGGTCCTCACCGCCCTGGGCATGGCGGGCCTGGCCCTGGCAGCCCGGACCACCAGTCTGACGGGGATGGTGGCGGCCCTGGCGGTGGTCGGCATCGGCATGGCCGCCTTCAGCGCCCCCAACACCAGCGCCATCCTGGGCTGCGTCCCCAAGGCCCAGATGGGTCTGGCCAGCGCCTTCACGGCCACCATGCGAGTCACGGGGCAGGCCCTCAGCGTCGCCATCCTCGGCGGTATCGCCTCCAGCCACCTGGGGCACGGCGGCTGGCGGCAGCTGCTCAACGTGGGCAGCTCCCCGTCAGCGGCGCTGGCCTACTCCCAGGGATTCCAGATGGCCATGGTGGTCGGGGCCCTCTTCGCCCTCCTGGGAGCCTGGGCCAGCCTGGCCCGGAGCCGCTGA